The genomic DNA TGGCCAACCACCGCTCCAAGCCGCCCGATCCATACGCGTTGCCGGAAGCTCTCCAGGTCCTCGCTCACGCCAAGGAGGTTTCGCATCCAGACAGCTAGAAGCTAGCCGCTGTTTGATCGGAAAGCTTCTTGCGCAGCACACGTATTACTTCGCCCAACCTTGCAATTTCTCGCTGCTGACTTTGCCAGGTAAGTCCCGATTGCTGTAGACGCATCAAGAGCATTAGCCTATTAAGCTCGCTGGTCCCGAACAGGGTCCGCCATCTCATAAGGCTTTCAGCAATAGCTAGGATGGCCTGATTTTTGTCCTCATCGAAACATTCTGTGTTCCACAACAGACCCAGGCCGAAGAAAAGCGGGACGTCATAGTATCGCCAAGCTCCATCACTTTGCATAATGAAGTCTTCGACCGCTGTTAAAACGCCGTTGCGCGCGCCTCCCTCCTGAATCGCGACCGGGATTTTATAATCTATTCCGAATTCGCAAACCTCCTGCTCAAACGGGCTCAAATACCCAGGTTGAGCCGGGTGTCGTTCCTCAATCCTCGCCTTGTTATAGTACATGTCTCGTCGGGCACACGGCCATCCCACATCGTGCAAGAGCACGATGTAAGGGGACTTACCCTTGGCCGCATCAATTAGGCGGAGTTCATCCCGAACCGTCTGATAGTTGTGGTCGCCATCAATGAAAAAGTAGTCGAACCGCTCTGCGTCCTTAGCTAGGAAGGAAATCGATTCCGACTCGAAGAGCTTAATCCTTCCCTCCGACTGATGCTTTTCAAGCCAGTCGCGTCCCTCAGGAGCAAGCGCCGGGTCCACTAATGCCAAGTCTGCATTGTTCTTTTCGGCAAGGTCGAGCAGGATCGCAGACAGTTCAGCCTTACTCACCCCGATCTCGCAGATCGCCTTCGGTGGGAACACAGCCGCAAGTTCATTAAATATCGGTTGATAGCATGCCATCGAGTAAGCGTTTAGCCGAAGTCCGAGACCATCTGGCAAAGGCAGCAGCAACTTCGCATCGGCCGTCAAATCATCACTGGTGACTATAGTCGACCAATCCACCTTCTTTGCCATAAGATCTCTCTTTCATGGATCGCGGAGGCCATGGATGCGATGGAGCCAGGCCCCCCTCTCTTTTCATCGAAGCTTTCTTATTGGAAGGGAGTTGTTCGTCAAGAACGGCATAACTCTCCCGAAAAGTAGTTCCTCCCCAAACTCGGCGGAGGATGAGGGACAGGTCCGACTACGAACGTCGCGGTGAATCGCGACCCCAACAGCACGCTGGTCACTGTTGGCGCATTGGGCGGTGGGCTATCCTAAGACGAGGCCAGGGTAGGAAGGAACCCTTGGGAGAACAAGGTCAGGATCAGTGTGGTGATAGGCTTGGTTATACTGCAGGTGCCGTCTCAACTCCACATGCCTTCGAACCTCTGAGATGTAAAAGGAAAGGAGCGGGCCTAGAGGCAGACGAACCCCCTGCACTGTGATCTTCAGTCGGCCTTAAGCCCTTGATCTTTCAAGCAGCTATTCCTGAGCCCATATGCGCTCTTGCCAATCCTCTACTTCGGGAAGGCGTTGCGTGACCCGCAGCCTTGGGGTACCTAGCGCACTTTGGACAACGGGTTATGCAACATGAGTACACTGCGTACAAGGGCGCTCCGGGAACGTCGAGAGGCGGGGATCGCCTACCGTCCTCACATCGATCTTATGTGGGAAGACATCGCACACTTGGTCCGTACAGGCTATCTCGCTGCAGAGGACGTGCGCGATCGTAAGAAAGTGGAAGCGGCAGCGCAGCGGCTCTGGAATGAGCTTGTCCGAAACTTTATCGCCCAAGCGGCCTAAGCACTTCTCTAGATTAGACCGGAACTTGCGAGAGACGCCCATATCCTATACGGCAACGCTCAGAGATACAACTCAGCAGTGAGCTTTGACCTACTGTCTAAGTGACCGCGGAAGCTCGTATAATAGGTCATAAACTTAGTGGTTCTCCAGTAAATATTGGCACAGCGCTACATATTACGTCTGTTCGCTTGTCGCTGTTGCCGCACTTGCGCGTGCGGCAATTCCATGACAGTACACGGCCAAACAATCCTACGGGGGCATCAATGGACCAGAATTCATCCTCTCCGAACGCCGCTGCGTCCCAAAAAGGGCAATACTGGGAAAATTTCTACGCGAAGGCTTCTGTCCCCGAGGCTCCTTCCCAGTTTGCGGCATTCGCCACTGGAGAACTGGAAGACATTCGGACGATCGTTGATGTTGGCTGTGGCAGCGGTCGTGACTCATTCTTTTTTGCGAGCTTAGACTTGAACGTCCTTGGCGTTGACAACAGCGAGGTCGTAATCCAGCGGTGTCTGGACAAAAGTAAGACTCGCCGAGTCCCGAACATCGCCTTCATGCAGGGCTCTGTTTCGTCCTCTGGATTCGAGAATGGGATCCGGGACTACATCGCCAGTTCAAAGTTGACAGGGCCGATCCTCATCTACGCCCGGTTCTTCCTGCATGCCATTACTGAAACGGAAGAGCGAGATTTCCTCGCGGCTGCGTCTCGTCTCACAGGCCTCTTTGGCGGGAAGCTCGCTGTCGAGTTTCGAACGCCCCGGGATCAAGCACAAACGAAAGTTACGCCAGAGCACTACCGTAGGTACGTCGCCCCGCTTGAGATGATCGATCGTGCCCGTAACGTGGGTTTCAAGCTCTCTTACTTTGTTGAAGGTTTCGGCTTCGCCAAGCATAAGCAGGACGACGCTCACGTTGCACGCTGTGTGTTCACTCGTGAATAGCAAACCCTTTGGGACCTGTTAGGCTCCTGCGGTAGCCGCTAAAGGCTCTCCGGCCACGCAAGAAGTATCTGACGAGAAGGCTCAGGAGGTTCTCAAACAATGTCGTATCTTGAGCTTTTTGCAGAAGAGGCCCGAGTCCTGCGGGAAACGTTCTTTCCTCAGTTAGGCTTCAACGGGCCGTCAA from Microvirga sp. TS319 includes the following:
- a CDS encoding class I SAM-dependent methyltransferase — its product is MAKKVDWSTIVTSDDLTADAKLLLPLPDGLGLRLNAYSMACYQPIFNELAAVFPPKAICEIGVSKAELSAILLDLAEKNNADLALVDPALAPEGRDWLEKHQSEGRIKLFESESISFLAKDAERFDYFFIDGDHNYQTVRDELRLIDAAKGKSPYIVLLHDVGWPCARRDMYYNKARIEERHPAQPGYLSPFEQEVCEFGIDYKIPVAIQEGGARNGVLTAVEDFIMQSDGAWRYYDVPLFFGLGLLWNTECFDEDKNQAILAIAESLMRWRTLFGTSELNRLMLLMRLQQSGLTWQSQQREIARLGEVIRVLRKKLSDQTAASF
- a CDS encoding class I SAM-dependent methyltransferase, giving the protein MDQNSSSPNAAASQKGQYWENFYAKASVPEAPSQFAAFATGELEDIRTIVDVGCGSGRDSFFFASLDLNVLGVDNSEVVIQRCLDKSKTRRVPNIAFMQGSVSSSGFENGIRDYIASSKLTGPILIYARFFLHAITETEERDFLAAASRLTGLFGGKLAVEFRTPRDQAQTKVTPEHYRRYVAPLEMIDRARNVGFKLSYFVEGFGFAKHKQDDAHVARCVFTRE